From Punica granatum isolate Tunisia-2019 chromosome 1, ASM765513v2, whole genome shotgun sequence:
GGAACTCATCTTACTCTGTAATGGAAATGATTGGAAACTCCAATCAgataattagaaaagaaaatctagcACTACCGCTTTCATTTATCCCTCCTTTAGCCCCAGAAAAGATGTCAGCGGCAGAAGTGGCAGTTGGCTAAGTAGGCATCCTAGGTGGTCTTATCTCCTGCTTCTTATGTAGACATTTACGAGTCAAATGTCATCAACGAGAGGCAATTGCTAGCCAAAATGTGCCATCTGTGTCATcccttttcttctcatttCCTATGCATCATTGAGAAGGTGTAGGTCATCCCCATCGGTTTCTTTGAAGACATTTCGGTCAATCGGGGTCGTTTATATTCTCTATGATGTTTCTCCATTTATGGTATCTTGTTGACAAAGCAGAGTGCAGTACATCGAAGTGGAAGACCTGTCGGGCAGTGGCAGAATTTTTGTTCAGTCAGATGGAGAACATCTCGGGTTCCTCCCTCGGAAGTTTTGCATCCTGCCTTCTGCCATCGATATGATATGCTGAGACGAAGCACCCAGTTATATCACCTTCTTTCACCAACACCACGTGTTCTGAATACCTTAGTTCACGCACGGAGAGAAGCAGCAGAAGCGGGACTTGTACACAGAGGCAGACAAGGCGAAATGCCGAGTTGTGAGGATAATGGGCCATTGGTCGGCCCATGGCCCTGCCCAAATTCATTTTGGGCTGGATGAGCTGTTTCTAAAAGTATAGCTAATATTCACGATCTATATCGGATCTGAAATGAGACTCGTTCTTCGTCATTGTCCTAAAAGGGTTTGCTTTTGTTTTAGGCAATGTAAATATTCTTCTCGTTCTTGCCCTTCTCTTTTATGTTTGTCACTAAAACAAGGGATATCCACCTTTCACTTTCCTTACGAACCTTTCCTAGATAAATTAGAGCTACCAAACCATATTGGGTTTAAGAAAGCTACCGATACCATTGCTTCGAAAAGTTGTATggaagaacaagaaaaagaagatgacTTGTTCTTTTCGTAAGAAGATGAGAGCCCAACTGTCAGATGAGATGAATCAAAAGTTGAAAGTGGCTAACAAAGTCGATTCGAATGGTAAGGAAAGGAAGTTTGCTGGTTCTCTTGGAGGTGTCAAGTAGACGTAAGGCTGTGCTTGCACTGGCCGAGAAATCTCACGGTTCATGTGAACGACCCCGTAAACTCGAACGTGCAGCTGGCAGAGTAAGAAGTGTTCTCTTGTTGGCCAAAATGCACCACTCCTGCATTCTAAATGGGATTGTGCTGTGTCCACTAAGTCCTTTCTCTCTATCTGTATTTGCTGAGGTTCCAATAAAAAAGAAGTCATTTTATATAGCCTTCTTTTATTGCCTATGTGCTCATTACATTATCGGCTAATATTCCTCAAATACctgaaaaaaacaaaaaaagagaaacgAAACGCATTGCCATGGCATGCGTCCTcgtatttaaaaaattctgaattcgATTATCATTAGTAGAATTATATATgctcattaatttttatttctaagtCATCATTGTATTAGGATTATGGACTTTTCTCGAATTGAAAAACAAATACACcagaagagaaaaaagaagaagaaaatgagagCACCTTATGATCGGTAAATGGAATTGATGTTGACGGCGAATCATGCATGCATTTGGAAGAGCCCAAATATTTCGCCTGATATAAGAAAATTCTCTCATTCAATTGGCCCCCGTGAGCCATTCTTTGTCAATCCCTTTCTCCTCGTGACCGTGGGTCCATATGACATGTACATACATTTGACGGaaacaataataacaaaaatcaTTAGAGCTAGCTTTGATCGGGtcccatgcatgttttgtagTAATCCATCCAATAATTGGATCATAAACCCGGTTCTTAACCACAAGTTCCCGATAAAACTGTCATGTATTCGATCGCAGAGAGTCGTGATGAGATAGATCATCCTAAGACTTCCTCCCTGTGCAAATATCACAGAGTATACATATTTAAGTATGCTTACGGATGTTTTCTATATAGTTTCAATTCATCATAAAATTCCcttaaagaaaaggaaaatggtAACGGGTCATAGCAAATCTTTGATGAAAAGGAAGTGATCTCGGAGCCAATTTAAGTAGATAGTACGTGCGTGCACTTTGTCGTAGTCCATGAAACCGTGGTCGGGTTGCCTTTACACGCTTATCCTTGGAAACATTAACGGTGAAACCATTcatttatgtaaaaaaaaaaaagaaaaaaaaagaaggtaaaatacattaaaaaaaagaaaaagaaaaagaaaaagaagacgTCCGTCAAGTTGAATGAGTTTTACCGTTAATTGTGGGGGGATGGGGGAAGAATCAGAAGGACCCAGACGTCACTTAGGGAGCGATCCACGTCAGTTTTCCGGCACTTGACAACAAATGTATGGAGTTGGACCATTCCTCCCTCCCAGCTGTACTCCCAACACGGACAGATCATTCATCCAACATCTCATTTCTATGTGCCTCTCTTCACTGCCAAGTccaacccaaaaaataaataaataaaataaaaatctgttaataataatattgataATTTAGATGAAAAAGTTTTTTCCGATAAAATTACAAtgctccgtttgttttcaaagtcgtggtttaagattttaactttaactttaactcaaaacactacataacaaaacatacatttcaaaagtcaaactggtgggtcccatatattattaaaatacaatcccattataattaattatctataccttccattcatttcctatttcaaaagtcaaactggtgggccccatatatttttgtcttcttctacaatcacaatcacaatcacaaattcgtgactttaactccgaaaacaaacgcattgCAAGTATCTAAACCTAATGTTCGGACGTCGATTTGGCTCTGTCGATGCAGTTTGTTTAAGAAGTTTTGAGCACCTACACTGCAAGAAAAGTTATTTAGTTCGGGGTCCACTCGATTTAAGAATTCAGTTTATGGTTGAATCGTCGTACATTGATAACAAATTATTgataaaaaggaaagaaaagacaacaacaaaggaaaaaaaaaacacacacacacaatcCATTATCTATCTTGCTCTCTGTCTCTCTACGTACTTTAGAGTTCATTTGATTCTCTCTGCTCTGCTTTGCTTTGCTTCCTCTGGAATTCTTTAATGCTCTTCGCTTGCTCTGTCTGTGACTCGCTCTCCTCCGCTCTGATCAAGCCTTTAACTATTCCCTTCCGATTCAAACCtcacccctctctctctctctctctctctctctctatagtTTGAACTCAACCCcactcttctctctctctctctctctctatatatatatatatatcggcGTTGCGTTTCTCCTCGCCGGGATATCCCATTTCCACCGGCGAATGGTGGCTGTCTATTGCTGCTGTTGAGGTGAAGCAGCTCCGAGCTCGGCACCCTTTGgcgggaggaggaggaggaggatgacgGTCTACAATGCGTCCTTCGTCAACAATGAGCTCTCCAAGCAGACCTCAATCTTCGGCCTCCGCCTCTGGGTCGTGATCGGGATCTTCCTCGGCTCCGTTATCGTCGTCgccctcttcctcctctccctCTGCCTCACCTCCCGCCGCCGCTGCTCTAGCTCCAAGCACCGCCACCCCAAGTCCTCCGCCCTCCCCGCCGCCGCCTCCCCTCCCGTCTCCAAAGAGATCCAGGAGATCGTCCCCTACCACGCCCCGCCCCCCCTCCCGGAGATCCAAATCGACATGGGCAAGGTGGAGCACCGGGTGGTGTACTCGGATCGGCAGTCCAGCGGGGAGAGCCGGGGGACCGCGGGCCTCGAGACGGCCTCGTTTGGGAGCAGCGGGAACGTGGGGCCTGAGGTCTCCCACTTGGGGTGGGGCCGGTGGTACACTCTGAGAGAGCTGGAGGCCGCCACCAATGGGCTCTGCGAGGAGAATGTGATTGGAGAAGGCGGCTATGGCATTGTTTACCGGGGACTGCTCGGCGACGGCACTAAAGTAGCCGTCAAGAACCTCTTGAACAACAGGTAAACCACATATCATTGCCTCTTCATTCGAAATCAAAATTCATTAGCTTGAACAATATAAATTCATTAGCAGAGTCGTCACCCAAAGACTAGTTCGAAGATGGGAATTTTTGAATGTTGCTTGAACAatgtaaatttgaattttgtttttttaatcagCTTCTATATGGGTTGATTTTGATTTGGTGTTCTTAGTTGGTGAGGAGTGGAATACTGGTATCGAAGCATTAACTGTGTTTGGTACATTTGACTGCCAGATTTGTTCTATTCAGCTTTATCTAGATAACATCGTCTCCGATTCTTTACTTGCTGTGGTCGTCAGTTGTGAAGTCGAAACAATTGCCAGTTTTGGTACTTCCTGTTAGGTTCTTTGAATTGGATGGTTAAGTCTGTTTATTGCATGAAATGTCCCTTAGTAGCTTACGAAATTTATGAATTAGCAGGGGACAAGCTGAGAGGGAATTCAAGGTGGAGGTTGAAGCAATCGGTCGCGTGAGGCACAAGAATCTCGTTAGGTTGCTGGGATATTGTGTTGAGGGCGCTTACCGGTAATGATACTTATCCTTCCTCCTATGGTTTAGCTTGCAGTTCTTGTTGAGCATTGACAAATCTGATCTCTCTTCTTTGCTCTTCGTTTCTAATCCGTTTTCCTTCTTCTTAGGATGCTTGTCTATGAATATGTAGACAATGGCAATTTGGACCAGTGGCTTCACGGGGAAGTTGGAGACGTCAGCCCATTGACGTGGAATATCCGTATGAATATTATTCTTGGAACTGCAAAAGGGTAACCGCTAATCTATTACGACTTGATATCAAAATTACTCGAAAAAGCATCGTCCTTCCTTTTTCCTGTCACCTTTTCCATACGTTTCATTGCACTCTTTCAGGCTTGCCTATCTTCATGAGGGCCTTGAACCTAAGGTTGTCCATCGAGATGTGAAATCCAGCAACATACTGCTCGACTGTCAGTGGAATGCCAAAGTATCTGACTTTGGACTTGCTAAGCTCTTATGCTCGGAAAGGAGTTATGTAACAACCCGTGTCATGGGAACATTTGGGTATGTTCACTTAATTTGTTCCTTATTGGCAGTCTTTCCTCCCGTATATTTGAACATTCAAATGGCAAAAGTTGCTAAGGTAATAACCATCCGATGATTTTTCAGTTATGTGGCACCAGAATATGCCTGCACTGGGATGTTGAACGAGAAGAGTGACATTTACAGCTTTGGAATACTCATCATGGAAATAATTACCGGGAGAAGTCCAGTCGACTATAGCCGAACGAAAGGGGAGGTCAGTGATAATGAACTCCTAGTCTTATAGAACTTTATCGTgcattttagtatttttccTCTTACACTGACTCTTACCGGGAAACAACCATTTAATTGCAGGTGAATCTGGTGGATTGGTTAAAGGCAATGGTTGGAGATCGAAGGGCAGAGGAAGTTGTGGACCCGAAGCTGCCTGACATGCCTGCTTCGAAAGCGCTCAAACGTGTTCTATTGGTGGCTCTTCGATGTGTCGATCCCGATGCAACAAAGAGGCCCAAGATGGGGCATGTTATCCACATGCTCGAGGCCGATGACTTGCTGTTCCGTGATGTAAGCCTCTTCCTTCTATTTTAGAGGCTTTCCCTCTAGCCATCATTTGACTTTGTTCTTACGGCCATTTCCATAATCACAGGGACGCCAAATCGGGAAAGAACCTGCAAGCTCAAACCAAGATTATCAGCAAGCAGTGAATAAACATATGAGCGAAGGAGCCTCGGAAAGTGAATCGAGCAAATGTGACAGCGGTAGGGATTATCTTCAGCCAACTGGATGGAGATAGCACCGGTGGGTGATCATTTCCCCGATATGGTCAATTGTCCGTCTGTTGTGTAGGATTTgtgattatacatatatatatatatttttatttaggaATAATCAGCATATGTTTTTTACGATAGCTTTCTTAATACTTTGATAATTGAATGAATCATTAATCACTCCTACAGAAACTGCTTCAGTTCTTGCTGTTGAGGATTGTTTCTCTGTTAGAAACTGTTTAGCATTTCTCGTCATCTGCTATGGTACTACTGAACTTAGCTGAAAAACGAAATAGCAGCATCGGTGGGCCCTAAACCTAGTAGGTTGTGGCCCGGCTCCATTTAGCGGCTAGTTCGAATTGGAGAGAAGAAACTTTCTGGTAGGCATAAAAAATGCCAAGTCCTAGGATTGGAAGTTAGGGGAATGGCCGGGAACCGCTAATTTTTTGGGGTATCGCTCATTGGGCATGTCTCCATCGTGTTTGTCTTCTGTTAGATATGTTATATTCCCAGTTCCGTGTTTGCCCCGGTCATAGATGCACCCTATAATGATGGAGGCGTGGCACGCCTTAATGCCGAGAGGGTGCATACACCCAAATTACACGATAATTTCTGTCTATATTATTCATGTAGGGCCTTTCTTCTTGGTCTTATTATCCTTTGCCAGGCCACGCCCTTCTTGCCTTCCAGTGACAGAATTATTATGAAtctgaaaaaggaaaaatacagacagaaaagagaaaaagaaaatgtggtAATGTATATTCTTTTTGGTAAATAATGTCCATTTGTATTACATACATGAGCTGGATTTGTCGACAAACATGTTCATTTCCTCTGTCTTTTGTGACTGCCCACATACTCCTGCTGACTTGCCATTCCTTGTAGGACAGATCATCCTGGAAGTTCGAACCCATAGCCCTATCTTGAACATCTTTATCCCGACATGAGAACTGAATAAATTGAAATAGTCTGCTTAAAGGAAATGAGATTCAATACAATGACATTTATCATCGATTATGTCCTTTATTTTGACTTGCGAGTCTCTTTTACAATAGGAtcgacaaaataaaaaaagtgcaTCTAGTCCGAACTTCGTTGTGGTACCCAAGAATTCTTTACCTTTTCTA
This genomic window contains:
- the LOC116213561 gene encoding probable serine/threonine-protein kinase At1g01540 is translated as MTVYNASFVNNELSKQTSIFGLRLWVVIGIFLGSVIVVALFLLSLCLTSRRRCSSSKHRHPKSSALPAAASPPVSKEIQEIVPYHAPPPLPEIQIDMGKVEHRVVYSDRQSSGESRGTAGLETASFGSSGNVGPEVSHLGWGRWYTLRELEAATNGLCEENVIGEGGYGIVYRGLLGDGTKVAVKNLLNNRGQAEREFKVEVEAIGRVRHKNLVRLLGYCVEGAYRMLVYEYVDNGNLDQWLHGEVGDVSPLTWNIRMNIILGTAKGLAYLHEGLEPKVVHRDVKSSNILLDCQWNAKVSDFGLAKLLCSERSYVTTRVMGTFGYVAPEYACTGMLNEKSDIYSFGILIMEIITGRSPVDYSRTKGEVNLVDWLKAMVGDRRAEEVVDPKLPDMPASKALKRVLLVALRCVDPDATKRPKMGHVIHMLEADDLLFRDGRQIGKEPASSNQDYQQAVNKHMSEGASESESSKCDSGRDYLQPTGWR